taaataattattttaccaaTGAACTAACcattagttttttcttcttcatttggtTTTATGTTAAGAAAGAAACCACTAGTTAACGTTCGTTTCAACTGAAAGGTATTCTCTTCGGTCATTTTAATCGTTTTTAAAGGTATTCTTTGCTACAGctatagaaaaaaattgtttaagtgAATAAATTAATGATGGTGTCTATCAAttcttatacatatattaaaaatgtattctACAAAAATTAAATGCATATGTTCTTCATGTAAATTTccagaaaatttgaaatttctagTTTTACTCCAACAGaaatcacattatattttcagatgtcaaaaaaatatcaaaaaatcacattatacattttgaaagcttcctctcGGTTGGTAAGTGATGTTAAGCAGATTATTTGAAGCAAGTTGTCGGGTTTGGATTGATTGGCCTTAATTATGTTCTTCGTATCATGACAGTGACAGATTGACAACTTAATTAATACTTTCCACAAGTATAAGCTCACGCGATTGATAGACACATGAGGGACCAACTCTTAGCTATTGGACTTGGGGGATCGGCGCTATGAAACTGGACTGCAAGCTTGGTTTGCCACTCGAGTTTAGTAGTTTAATGtattaaagtttagtttttcaaaacttataataaatATGCTGTACTAGTTGTACCaaagtatttttcattttaaatataatttaacatttattcaaaaaaaaaagaaaaaaaaagctcatcATCAAGATACCTTCCTTATTTGTAAGTCACGGTGTTTCCTAAAGCACataaaagagagataaagagtAATCATatggtttaacaaaaaaataaattacataacATTAATTAAAGTAGTACCAAAACAACAACCAAGAGGAAAAAAATGCTAATTAACATttaactctttctttttgttttttgtcgtcTCACTTAGCTCATTAACATTTAGTTTATCAATAATTATAGCTctttattatcatatatatatttgaaaaaaattagaaaaaaaaagaaaacaaatagagATATTGACTTGACGAAAAAACGTAACCCTGATATCCAGAAGTCACAACTTCGTTAATTTATTCTCTCGCCGCCGGTTTTAGAACCTTATTTTCAGGTCCGGTTTACTGtagaaaccaaaccgaatctCATCGACGAACTGGTTTTGGTCCGGTTATTAAACAGTGGAGTTGCACACTTAAAAAAGTCTTATGGATCAAACAAAGGCTAATCTTTAAAGGTCAGCTCCTGATGCCATTCTCCCTCCCGACAACAACAACCACTTCTCTTCGTCGATCTCTGAATCATCACTTCAACCTTAATCGAAATCTCCGGTTTTGCTCAAACCttgaatcaaattataaatttaatccTGGCTGTGTTTATTTAATTcgatatttatatttgtgttgttgtttttgattgatGCTTTAGTAAAAAAAAGATCGAGAAATTGGAGAATGACGACGCCTCCTGTTCTATCTCTCGCTCTTCCTTCAGACACTGGTCGTGTTCTTAGTATCCAGTCCCACACTGTTCAGGTTCTTCTATATCGACCCTTTAAGATTActtcttttattgtataaatttttcaATCTTGATTTGTTGGTTTCAACAAGAAAGAACAGAGCTTTATGCAATTGAACCTGAATTttggtataaatatgtaagctTTTGAATGTATTAGTGATAAAAAGATTCTACTTGATCACTTTTGCTGAATTTTTACATAAAGGTTTAGACTTTATTGAATTGAAGGATAGTTATACTCGGTTCCTTAATTTACCAATTTTTGAGGATAGTCTTGTGTTTATTGGTTCTATTCTATGAGAGTACTATGATTGATTTTATTGACAATGAAACACCTGTTCATGTACTTAAGAGttgtaccattttttttttttgttaactttgtGTTGGCCAATATTGTGATGCCGTTTACATTTTAGGGATATGTTGGTAACAAATCAGCTGTGTTTCCTCTTCAATTGTTGGGGTATGATGTGGATCCAGTTAACTCTGTACAATTCTCGAATCATACGGGTAAGATTCATTCACAGTAATGTAGAGTAGAGCCTAATGTTCTTGAAACAAGTGTTTATAGTGTTTTCAGGATTGGAGTATGCAAAACTACTGATTTGGCTGCTGtactaaattatttattttccagGGTATCCTACATTCAAAGGACAGGTTTTGAATGGTGAACAATTGTGGGATTTGATTGAAGGTCTTGAAGCAAACGATTTGTTGTTCTACACTCATGTATTAACAGGTTCTCACTTTGAACACTAAATGCCTCTTATGCTTCAAATGCTGTTGTATCGTTGTTGGGTCAAATCTGAGTTTGACAATGCTTTTGGTGGGAAgttcttttttaaaagaagcagtgctttttatgtttttaaaatacagGATATATTGGATCAGTGTCGTTCCTGGATACAATTTTGAAGGTTATCAATAAGCTTCGCACTATAAACCCAAATCTTACATATGGTGAGTGCACTACTACACCCGCAAAATCCTTTTGCTTTCTCTATTTACTCCCTTGAAGGTTTCTGTGTTTTGGATACCTTGGAAGTATTAAAACAAAGATGTAGTTATGTTTCTCTGTAGTGAAGGCATGATCTGATATATGACCAAGATCTCAATGGTTAAATTATGCTAATTTAAGTCTATTCTTATTAGTATGTGATCCGGTGATGGGCGATGAAGGAAAGTTGTATGTGCCTGAAGAATTGGTACATGTATATCGTGAAAAGGTAAAATGTGACTAAAAGAAATGTGGTTATGTacttttatactttatatacGACCCTTATTCTCAGCATAAACGATTCATTCACTGAGTTCAAAGATTTGTTTTCCTAATCTGGCAATCCATTGCCTATATTTGTAAGAATAGTTGATGTGAAATCTCCTGATGGTATTATTTTGTGGTTAGGTTGTTCCCCTGGCTTCTATGTTGACTCCTAATCAGTTCGAGGCAGAGAAGTTAACAGGATTAAGGTACTTGATTATTAGCGAAACTTGCATTCTATTAGCCAATGAGGTCTCATGGAATGGAATTGTGTTTGAAGTGGTTTTCCTAGATCATCAGTTCATATCTTTTGCTCCTATGAAGTTCATGCTCACATGAGAGTGAGATTTAGCTCTTTGCATGAGTTAGCTGATAGTTATATTAGTAGTGAAAAGTATGAGCACAACACATCGGGAATCCCCAATGTTTGATATTTTCTCCTGTTATGGCTCCAAACATCACAGTCCGAAATAAATGTACAGGATAAATTCTGAGGAAGATGGCAGGGAAGCTTGTGCGATTCTTCATGCAGCTGGTCCTTCAAAGGTTTGTATTCTTGAGCTGCCTAAATGGGTTTCCAAATAATTTCGTGTTGGTTATGATCTCCATCTGTAGAGAGTTGAGAAGCTACTTTGCATAGTGTGCAACCATTCAAGATTAGCTTTACTATTTCTATAAAAACTCAATGATTTTAATGGTTGGCAGGTGGTGATCACTAGCATTATTATAGGAGGCATTCTATTGCTTATTGGAAGCCATCAAAAAGGAAAGGTAAGTTTTTGGAAAAGTATAGCTTTTTTGGTAGCCTGAGTATGTAAAGTGGCTTACAATTGCTTTTCTAGTCCTTTTCCGAGTAAACTGATCTTAGTTTTTTTCAACCTCAGGGTCTGAAGCCTGAGCAATTCAAGATTGAAATACACAAAATCCCTGCTTATTTTACGGTACTCACTTCAGAACTTCCAGGCATTTAAATGTTAGCATAAATGTAGTTTAAGTTTGTACAGATGAAGTACAGAGTGGGTTGCTAGTGCTTGGCAAGTAGGAGCGTTTTGTTCCAGTGGTACTGACATGTTAAGGCCAAGATGAAAGTTTCCTTGATGCCGGAATTTGGAACATGCTAATAAAATACCAATCATATGGTTTTCACTTCTGTTTCTacattgtttttgttaaatgttGAAGTTTTAAGCTCTTTCGGATACACCACTTGCAGGGAACAGGAGATCTCATGACTGCTCTTCTACTTGGTTGGAGTAATGTAATGCTTCTTGATTTCCTTATGAAAGCAAAATATTGTCTATCTGATTGTCCTTATACGCTTTGACGtttattgtttaaataattttaatatgtagAAATACCCTGACAACCTTGACAAGGCAGCTGAGCTTGCAGTTTCAACGTTGCAGGTAAGTCTTTTACCTGTGTGTGCTAATTGTTATTTGGAAGACATGGAAACTAATGATTGAATAACTCTGTAATGGTGTGTAGGCGCTATTGCGAAGAACACTAGATGATTACAAACGGGCGGGGTATGATCCCACCTCGAGCAGTTTGGAGATTAGATTAATACAAAGCCAGGGTGAGATTCGTAAACCAAATGTTGAACTGAAAGCTGAGAGATACAGCTGAAGCAGGTGGAAATGTAACATATTTatctcaaataaaaaaacatagatgATTATGGGGCTACATTAATTATGCTGCACGATTCTTTTATGCATATAAAACCTTTCAGACTTTAGAGTAAGAGGATGTGCAAGAGCTCTTATAAAGCGTTTAAACAGTGGTTAGACAGATGGGTTTTTGGCTGTTTTGTTTGGATACTTATAGTTCATCATTTTGTTAGTGTTAATACGTTAACAACAAAAGACGGAGTGAAGGTATGCATTCATCTCTTGCAAATCTTTAACAGCGCCTTGTCTTCTTTATGGGCGTGCAACTAGAGGGCCTAATGAAGATCTAATCATGTTTCATATTTGTTGGTATTTGCTCATATGCATGTTTAAGTTAACTGTGTCCACATAACTGTGTACTAAATGAAGCTCAAAGGCCATAACCCTGGGGATTGGAATACTTGGATTTCTGAAGAGAATTTGATGATATGGGGTGCATATATAGCTCTATGCTGATCATTTAGCGTTAAGATTGTTACCATTTAAGTATAGTTTTTAGCTAATGTAGGAACAGAGCTCTGTTCTTCCACGTTCTTAACAAACACtgaaccaaacacaaaaagactATACTAATATGCTTGAAATGAAACCAAGGAGTGAAAACACATATATCTAGTTACGCTAACTTCAGTCAGTAGTAAAAGCCATGAAGTGGCCTTGAGCTGAACTGTTCATGATTCATAGACTGAAGTGGTCTTGAGCTGAACTGTTCATAATTCATAGACTGAGGAACAAGAGATTGACCGTTCATCATCTGGCCCCGGAAAGCTCtctcattcatcatcatattGTTCACTCTTCCTCCACTCTGCATATTCATTGCTTCTGCTGCAGGGTATGCAGTAGAATATCCAAGATCCATGTCCCTCATCAGATTTGGTTTCACCTCTTCATAGCTGTTGTGTCTTTGCGGTATCTCCCCAAATAGCTCTTGGAAATCTTCAGGTGAATTGCTCAGATCAATGTAATCTGCATCGTTCATCATCACAGGTttcatgttcatcatcatcatctcttcatCACTCTGATTATGACTCTGCCTTTCATAACTTGGGACATTGTTGAGATTTCTTCCGAAGTTTTGTGTGTTCCCCAAGCTTCTGTTCTCTTGGTTAAGACCAGCTTGATGGTAAGGGGTCAAGAACATGGGCTGAGCATGTTTCCCTATTCTGCTCAACTTCTTGACCAAAATCTCTGGATCTAAGTTACCTCTAACAATCACTACTTGCTGATCTGTGTCTATATCAACAGAGTAAACACCTGAAACCAAGAACCATGGgacaaaaactcataaaaaacaCTACTTGGACCAACCTATAAGATTAAAGATCTTATGTTCTGTTTATTCGCACCTTCAACTTTTCTCAGTGTTTTCTTCACTTTCCTCTTACATCCTTGGCAGTTGATGTTAACCTGGAGGAAATATGTCtgtcacaaaaccaaaaacgagGTTACAATGttggaaagtaaaaaaaagaagaatgtttGTGTCTGAACCAAAGAGAGAAGTGATGTTTTACAGTACCTTCAAAGGTTCATAGACGTTTCTTGGCATTCTTGACTTCTGGACTTGATGATCTTCCTTAACTTCACTTGTGTTTTTGGGACTCTAAACAAGACAATGTGGTTGTATATAAGTAGAGAAGTAATAATGAGagatatagatatatagaatatatggagagagagacaaagattCTGGTGGACATTGAAATCTCGATCTTGTCAGCTTTTTGAGCAGGTAAGTCCCAGAGGACAACACACCAGTTTCTTGTGATGAAGATGGTTTGTGTTGGTCAACTATCACTGGCTCCTCTAAGTGTTAAATTTCATGTGAGAATTGTAAAAGAtaataagaaaaagtaaaaataaatatgggGAATAACCGAATAAGTATGGAGGAGGACCACTTGTAAGAAACTTTTGAGTATTTGAAAATTTCAGAGCTTTTGagtatttatgtttttttttaggttataACTTCTTTATCAAGCATAGGTCTGCGTTGTGGCTACACACTCTAGTCTCTGTCGACTCTCTTCAAAGCTTCTTCagcttttaaatttattgaGAACGACTTTATTAATTCGaactttcttattctttttcttattacaatgaaaattaactaattatatatttcttaagataattttcaaaatttatagtatagattctaaaaagaaatttatcaaCACATCAACTAATTAAGcctgaataataaaaaaaaaaatcagacagaGTTGACAATTAGGTTTTAGTTTGGATACTATGGATTCATTTTTCAAAACCTGAAAACCCAATAAATTGAAATATCTGCTGAACTTAACCATaccaaatagaaataaaatgcCAAAGGCTAAATCAAGCCAATAATATATGACATTTTTGGTCCATATATTTTGAACTAAATAACCtgcaaccatttttttttacagcaatAATCTGCCAACCATTAAACCTAAAATGTTAGTATTTATccttgagaagtacaaatatgaaactaaccttaaaatgtgtaaaacaattacattcaattgctattagaaaaaattaatttcagttagttaattaattaaataaagaattaataaaaaataaaaaaacgctaacagatcaaatataaaaaaatcttgaaaaaaaaaaatttctctctctagtaaattatggacgaaaattactaaatattttttttaaaaaaatataaaacaatcagaatttcaaaaactaagattttatatccaagtacacaatataattatttttaataactaaattttgaagattttgttaagatttcaaattttgattctcctctcatctttattttctgttatttacaaattgttttaaattttcatataatacttaagattaataaaatgcagatttttttctccatatgttgtgatttggattttttaaaacgaagatatattactcaatctataaaaaaagtgtgttttaatttccacattggtaaaactaaatttatatagatgacaaattgataatttttatttgttcacaattataatattaaaattactatttcatatttcacaaaataatgataaaaatgCAACAAATAAGCattataaaactgtaatatacgtcaaacataaaatactataatattataaaataattagtattcaaaaaggctaatagatttacagaagaattaaaaataaatattatctcaaataaaataatttttttaaaaaatataacaataaattttattgttagattttttttaaatgatagtattttattaaaaagctATACAGTACCATAATCATAATTATAGACTGTATTATTTGGGTATCTCAACAatacaatattaatatttttgaattttatttttagtattcttaagttttatttttgtaaaccaaaCTGATAAATAGAAATATGACATGTGTGCTCATAGTTTCTAATGGGGTTCTCGCAATCTGTAGTTTGAGAAACGTTGTTTCacatttttcttcctctctcatactttctcatattttattattttttttggtttatatacgCTGGGAACAAACTCCCGATGGAGTTGGTGGTCTTATGTGTGATTTAAACGAGTACTATACTAATatcatttaaacttttttaacaaATCTTAGAAGATAGATTGAATGACTATAAAATGAAGTGTCATACATAACATAATGAAATGTAAGAACAAAGACGCAACATCACTAAATTAATAACAAGacataaataaccaaaaaacaagaGAACCTACAAAGACAGTTAGACATCTTTTAATCCCTGTCGACACATACAATCGTGCTTGATTTAACTTCTGATATATACAAAGCTCCATCCCCACACTTCTTCACGCAATAAAGTAAACAAACatgaattatttttatcttgAGAGGTTTGAAAACTCACATCAGGAATCCTCTTCGTCTCCAGCGGTTCATGGCTACGAAGAGTAAGAGATTCGATATGAGAACTTCTCCACTTCTGGAGTCAATGGTGCAATACTATTTACAACCACATTGGAGACAGGCAAAGGGCACCTTGTACCAACAATAAAGTCATTGTAACTTGTAAGCGTCATAATAACCAAATTTAAATGTTACCTTTAAGAGGCATTCGCCACATCCTTAAGTTCAcagaaagtgaaaaaaacaaTCGGGTTTTCCCTTTTAACAAGTGGGATGCTACATAGTGATAAAGGATCTATGTGTGTTATGATGATACACGACCTATAGGGGGAATATGAAGAAAGTTGCAGGAGAGATGAAATTTCCTGGGTGGTAAGGGAGATATGTGGGCTCAAAAGTTATGCTTTAGAGGTAAAACGTATCTGCCCATTTACACTATATGCtgct
The sequence above is a segment of the Camelina sativa cultivar DH55 chromosome 10, Cs, whole genome shotgun sequence genome. Coding sequences within it:
- the LOC104719458 gene encoding pyridoxal kinase isoform X1, encoding MPFSLPTTTTTSLRRSLNHHFNLNRNLRSRNWRMTTPPVLSLALPSDTGRVLSIQSHTVQGYVGNKSAVFPLQLLGYDVDPVNSVQFSNHTGYPTFKGQVLNGEQLWDLIEGLEANDLLFYTHVLTGYIGSVSFLDTILKVINKLRTINPNLTYVCDPVMGDEGKLYVPEELVHVYREKVVPLASMLTPNQFEAEKLTGLRINSEEDGREACAILHAAGPSKVVITSIIIGGILLLIGSHQKGKGLKPEQFKIEIHKIPAYFTGTGDLMTALLLGWSNKYPDNLDKAAELAVSTLQALLRRTLDDYKRAGYDPTSSSLEIRLIQSQGEIRKPNVELKAERYS
- the LOC104719458 gene encoding pyridoxal kinase isoform X2, with protein sequence MTTPPVLSLALPSDTGRVLSIQSHTVQGYVGNKSAVFPLQLLGYDVDPVNSVQFSNHTGYPTFKGQVLNGEQLWDLIEGLEANDLLFYTHVLTGYIGSVSFLDTILKVINKLRTINPNLTYVCDPVMGDEGKLYVPEELVHVYREKVVPLASMLTPNQFEAEKLTGLRINSEEDGREACAILHAAGPSKVVITSIIIGGILLLIGSHQKGKGLKPEQFKIEIHKIPAYFTGTGDLMTALLLGWSNKYPDNLDKAAELAVSTLQALLRRTLDDYKRAGYDPTSSSLEIRLIQSQGEIRKPNVELKAERYS
- the LOC104719459 gene encoding uncharacterized protein LOC104719459 — protein: MPRNVYEPLKTYFLQVNINCQGCKRKVKKTLRKVEGVYSVDIDTDQQVVIVRGNLDPEILVKKLSRIGKHAQPMFLTPYHQAGLNQENRSLGNTQNFGRNLNNVPSYERQSHNQSDEEMMMMNMKPVMMNDADYIDLSNSPEDFQELFGEIPQRHNSYEEVKPNLMRDMDLGYSTAYPAAEAMNMQSGGRVNNMMMNERAFRGQMMNGQSLVPQSMNYEQFSSRPLQSMNHEQFSSRPLHGFYY